The Polaribacter sp. MED152 region CCATCTCCAAGAAATAGATTTTGGATTCAAAAAAATCCTTGGTTTACGAATGAGGTAATTCCTGATTTACAAAAAGTGGTTACAAAAATACTTAGTACTTAGAACCATCGTGCTTACCAACTTCAAAACCATGTTTACCTAAAAACTGATTTCCACTTTCTATAGCATCCTCTTCTAAAGTTGTACCCATAGAATCATTCCATCTATTTAAATATCCAAATAAAGAAATAACACCTAGCATTTCTACGATTTCTCCTTCATCCCAATATTTATATAATTCTTCTTTGATTTTTGCATCTACTGCATTTGGCACCACAGAAGCTGCTAAAGAAAAATCTAACGCAGCTCTTTCTGCATCTGAAAATGCTTTGTGGGTTTTATATTCCCAAATATTATCTAACTGCTCTTGCTCTGCTCCATAACGTTCTGCTGCTCTAATGGCATGTGCTTGGCAATATCTACAACCTGTAGCATTGCTAGAAACCCAGGCAATCATTCTTTTTAAGGCAGAAGTTACTCTACCCTCATTAGCCATTACAGCTTTATTTAAGTTGATAAATGCTTTAGAAATTGCTGGTCTTCTTTGCATGGTAAGCACTGAGTTTGGACAAAAACCTAAGGTTTCATTAAAAAACTCTGCTAACTTTTTTGTTTCTAAATCGTGTTCTGCTGCTAAAGGTGTTACTAATGCCATAATTGTTATTTTCTTATTAAACTAAAATTGCCTGTTTTTTCTATTGATAAATTATTAATATCGGTTAAAGTTACTTTAAACCAGTAGGTATTAGAGGGTGCAGGTTTGCTATTTGTAAAACCATTCCAGCCTTCATTGTTATCCATTTTAAAAATTAAAGAACCATATCTATTGTAAATAAAAACCGTAGATATTGAATAAAAGGTTTCATCGAAACCAGAAATTTTCCAAATATCATTGCTATTATCTCCATTTGGTGAAAAGAACTTTGGATAAGCCAAAATTGAAAATACCAAACTAGCTGTTCCACAACCTCCTTGATCTCTTACATAAAGTGTGTGAATACCTGTGGTTAAGTTTTGAAAAATTACATTATCTGAATAATTACCAAACTCATCATCTAAAGCATATTCATAGGTACCATTTCCTAAATTTGTATTTGCAATTTGAATGGAATTATTGTTAGAATCATCTGTAATGATGACGTCATTCATAGTTATGGTTGCCTTTTCACTATCTATCACTAAAAAAGTTTGTTCTGCTGACACACAACCTGCTGCAGATACTGCACTTACAGCATAAGAGCCAGTCTCAGTTACATTTATTTGGGCTGTATTCTCAGGTAATAATGCTCCTTCTCTTTTCCAAATATAGGTGTAATTGCCTTGTGCATTTGTTGTTATTAAATCTACAT contains the following coding sequences:
- a CDS encoding carboxymuconolactone decarboxylase family protein; protein product: MALVTPLAAEHDLETKKLAEFFNETLGFCPNSVLTMQRRPAISKAFINLNKAVMANEGRVTSALKRMIAWVSSNATGCRYCQAHAIRAAERYGAEQEQLDNIWEYKTHKAFSDAERAALDFSLAASVVPNAVDAKIKEELYKYWDEGEIVEMLGVISLFGYLNRWNDSMGTTLEEDAIESGNQFLGKHGFEVGKHDGSKY